In Micromonospora sp. WMMA1363, a genomic segment contains:
- a CDS encoding GNAT family N-acetyltransferase, with product MISVEQEPWESADASRLRAAQRAELDARYGNDDHEPGEPPNGETVSVFLVARDASGTALGCGGLRFLRDREAEIKRMYVEPPARGTGVATAILRALENAARSAGVRTLVLETGTAQPEAMRFYQREGYRRIDNFGPYRGEPLSVCYARDLS from the coding sequence ATCATCTCGGTGGAACAGGAACCGTGGGAGTCGGCCGACGCCAGCCGGCTGCGCGCCGCGCAACGCGCCGAGCTGGACGCCCGCTACGGCAACGACGACCACGAGCCGGGCGAGCCGCCGAACGGTGAGACAGTCAGTGTTTTCCTGGTCGCCCGCGACGCGTCCGGGACCGCGCTGGGCTGCGGCGGCCTGCGGTTCCTTCGCGACCGGGAGGCGGAGATCAAGCGGATGTACGTCGAGCCGCCCGCCCGCGGCACCGGCGTGGCGACCGCCATCCTGCGCGCCCTGGAGAATGCGGCCCGCAGCGCGGGTGTACGCACCCTGGTGCTGGAGACCGGCACCGCCCAGCCGGAGGCGATGCGCTTCTACCAGCGGGAAGGATACCGCCGGATCGACAACTTCGGCCCGTACCGGGGCGAGCCGCTCTCCGTCTGCTACGCCCGCGACCTGTCCTGA
- a CDS encoding TetR/AcrR family transcriptional regulator yields the protein MGRRRDLAGQQEQLSAATWSVLAEHGLAGLTLRAVAERAGCTTGMLLHTFVDKRALLAHARELLHQRTGERADAAASASADPIEALRAVLLQAASITEEKREEARVWIGFLAAALADPVLAELHRRYNRSFVDRIGRLVAAACPDRAPAACAATATTLVALVEGLNTLAAVDPGTYSDEAQQSAVDAALAPVVPVRLNRR from the coding sequence GTGGGGCGACGGCGGGACCTGGCCGGCCAGCAGGAGCAGCTCTCGGCGGCAACCTGGTCGGTGCTCGCCGAGCACGGCTTGGCCGGCCTCACCCTGCGGGCGGTCGCCGAACGCGCTGGCTGCACCACCGGCATGCTGCTGCACACCTTCGTCGACAAGCGTGCCCTGCTTGCACACGCCCGCGAGCTGCTGCATCAGCGCACCGGGGAGCGGGCCGACGCCGCCGCCTCGGCGTCCGCTGATCCAATCGAGGCGTTGCGGGCGGTGCTCCTCCAGGCGGCGTCCATCACCGAGGAGAAGCGGGAGGAGGCCCGGGTGTGGATCGGCTTCCTGGCCGCCGCGCTGGCCGATCCGGTGCTGGCCGAGCTGCACCGGCGCTACAACCGCTCCTTCGTGGACCGGATCGGGCGGCTGGTCGCCGCCGCCTGTCCGGACCGGGCCCCGGCCGCCTGTGCCGCAACCGCCACAACCCTGGTCGCACTCGTCGAGGGGCTCAACACCCTCGCCGCCGTCGACCCGGGGACGTACAGCGACGAGGCGCAGCAGTCGGCCGTCGACGCGGCCCTCGCGCCGGTGGTGCCGGTCCGGCTGAACCGTCGGTGA
- a CDS encoding RICIN domain-containing protein, whose protein sequence is MSVPEGPDPTGTIYRRQATRPGLPRDPLMRAAALVGVVGLLLGAFFAAGVLGGGGDPPALPVAADTPSVTASTPAPSEPAPTGPASPSPTPSAAPTTPPVSLTGPTVFRTVASGHCLGVDGSEEKAVAKLADCTGGPEQRWVANPVGAGLVTLTNEAYGMCLDVEGNNGDDGAKLQQYPCHGEANQQWRLVPTGGGAVLLAALHSGRCARPDDGGTEAGTDIRQTTCAGVPEQQWRLG, encoded by the coding sequence ATGTCCGTCCCCGAAGGTCCCGACCCGACCGGCACGATCTACCGCCGCCAGGCCACCCGTCCCGGGCTCCCGCGCGACCCGCTGATGCGGGCGGCGGCTCTCGTGGGCGTGGTCGGGCTCCTACTCGGGGCCTTCTTCGCCGCCGGTGTGCTCGGTGGCGGCGGGGATCCGCCCGCGCTGCCGGTGGCCGCGGATACCCCGTCGGTCACCGCCTCCACCCCTGCACCGAGCGAACCCGCCCCCACCGGCCCGGCGTCCCCGTCCCCCACTCCGAGCGCCGCCCCGACCACCCCGCCCGTGTCGCTCACCGGCCCCACGGTGTTCCGCACCGTGGCGTCCGGTCACTGCCTCGGTGTGGACGGCAGCGAAGAGAAGGCGGTCGCGAAGCTCGCCGACTGCACCGGCGGCCCCGAGCAGCGGTGGGTCGCCAACCCGGTCGGCGCGGGCCTGGTGACGTTGACCAACGAGGCGTACGGGATGTGCCTCGACGTCGAGGGCAACAACGGCGACGATGGGGCGAAACTCCAACAGTACCCATGCCACGGCGAGGCCAACCAGCAGTGGCGACTCGTGCCGACCGGTGGCGGGGCGGTGCTGCTCGCGGCGCTGCACAGCGGCCGGTGCGCGCGGCCCGACGACGGCGGCACCGAGGCCGGCACCGACATCCGGCAGACCACCTGCGCGGGCGTCCCCGAGCAGCAGTGGCGGCTCGGTTGA
- a CDS encoding FAD-binding oxidoreductase → MYAVRDHDQAVARLRRSYAAVPPGEPVRLAKRTTNLFRPRSVPRAPGLDVSGLGRVLHVDPAARTADVQGMCTYEDLVDATLPQGLMPLVVPQLRTITLGGAVTGLGIESTSFHNGLPHESVTELDVLTGAGEIVTARPEGEHADLFAAFPNSLGSLGYATRLRIELQPVGPEVALRNVRFSRLEELADAVAEVIATRSWAGEPVNAMDGVMFSPGEAYLVLARFADDTGPVSDYTGQNIYYRSLRRRTRDALTAYDYLWRWDTDWFWCSAAFGVQHPVVRRIWPARWRRSDVYHRLVRLEHRHQVAARIDRWRGQPARERVVQDVEIPLSRTAEFLRWFARTVGMTPVWLCPLRLREPSGRGSARAWPLYPLRPGQDYVNIGFWGSVPVAPGAVDGDVNRAVEREVSELGGHKSLYSDAYYDRAVFDRLYGGDTWRAVKDRYDPDHRLTGLYEKAVARA, encoded by the coding sequence ATGTATGCCGTGCGTGATCATGACCAGGCGGTGGCCCGTCTCCGGCGGTCGTACGCGGCCGTGCCCCCGGGGGAGCCGGTCCGGCTGGCCAAACGCACCACCAACCTGTTTCGCCCGCGCAGCGTGCCCCGGGCCCCGGGGTTGGACGTGAGTGGGCTCGGCAGGGTCCTGCACGTCGACCCGGCCGCCCGCACCGCCGACGTGCAGGGCATGTGCACCTACGAGGATTTGGTCGACGCCACCCTTCCGCAGGGGCTGATGCCGCTGGTCGTGCCGCAGCTACGCACGATCACGCTGGGCGGGGCGGTCACCGGCCTCGGCATCGAGTCCACCTCGTTCCACAACGGGCTGCCGCACGAGTCGGTGACCGAGCTGGACGTGCTGACCGGGGCGGGTGAGATCGTCACGGCCCGTCCGGAGGGGGAGCACGCCGACCTGTTCGCCGCGTTTCCCAACTCGCTGGGCAGCCTCGGGTACGCGACCCGGTTGCGCATCGAGCTGCAACCGGTCGGCCCGGAGGTGGCCCTGCGCAACGTGCGGTTCAGCCGGCTGGAGGAGTTGGCCGACGCGGTCGCGGAGGTGATCGCCACCCGGTCCTGGGCGGGCGAGCCGGTGAACGCGATGGACGGGGTGATGTTCAGCCCCGGCGAGGCGTACCTGGTACTCGCCAGGTTCGCCGACGACACCGGGCCGGTCAGCGACTACACCGGCCAGAACATCTACTATCGGTCGCTGCGCCGGCGCACCCGCGACGCCCTGACGGCGTACGACTATCTGTGGCGCTGGGACACCGACTGGTTCTGGTGTTCCGCGGCATTCGGGGTGCAGCACCCGGTGGTGCGGCGGATCTGGCCGGCGCGCTGGCGGCGTAGCGATGTCTATCACCGGCTGGTCCGCCTGGAGCACCGGCACCAGGTGGCCGCGCGGATCGACCGGTGGCGCGGCCAGCCGGCGCGCGAGCGGGTGGTGCAGGACGTGGAGATCCCGCTGAGCCGCACCGCCGAGTTCCTGCGCTGGTTCGCCCGGACGGTGGGGATGACCCCGGTCTGGCTCTGCCCGCTGCGGCTGCGGGAGCCGTCCGGCCGTGGGTCGGCGCGGGCCTGGCCGCTGTACCCGCTGCGGCCGGGGCAGGACTACGTGAACATCGGTTTCTGGGGGAGCGTGCCGGTCGCTCCGGGCGCCGTCGACGGCGACGTGAACCGGGCGGTCGAGCGCGAGGTGTCGGAGCTCGGCGGGCACAAGTCGCTCTACTCCGACGCCTACTACGACCGGGCGGTGTTCGACCGGCTCTACGGCGGCGACACCTGGCGGGCCGTCAAGGACCGCTACGACCCGGATCACCGGCTCACCGGACTGTACGAAAAGGCGGTAGCACGAGCATGA
- a CDS encoding class I SAM-dependent methyltransferase, with the protein MSLIDRDQGAASVPATPSAGSRRPGPTVADIIRAMTTGPLPVRVTGYDGSAVGPADAGITLAIRSERGLSYLLTAPGDLGMARAYVSGDLGLEGVHPGDPYEALRVVKDQVRLRVPPVAEALHLVRGLGWERLLPPPPPPQEALPRWKRVLSGLRHSRSRDSSVISHHYDVSNAFYEKVLGESMTYTCAVFRSPDDTLEVAQAAKYDLVAQKLALKSGIRLLDVGCGWGGMVRHASREYGVKALGVTLSRAQAQWAQDAIEREGLTGLAEVRHLDYRDAPREQFDAVSSIGLTEHIGVRNYPAYFGFLRNRLRPDGRLLNHCITRVDNRAPHRSGVFIDRYVFPDGELCGPGRVISEIHDVGLEIHHEENLRRHYALTLAAWCRNLRANWDFCVSEVGAGTARVWGLYMAGSRMAFEGNSIQLHQVLATRTGPAGDTSYPLRPDWLP; encoded by the coding sequence ATGAGCCTCATCGATCGAGATCAGGGAGCGGCGAGCGTTCCGGCGACACCGTCGGCGGGGAGCCGGCGTCCGGGTCCGACCGTGGCCGACATCATCCGCGCGATGACCACCGGGCCGCTGCCGGTTCGGGTCACCGGGTACGACGGCAGTGCCGTCGGCCCGGCCGACGCCGGCATCACTCTCGCCATCCGCTCCGAACGCGGCCTGTCGTACCTGCTGACGGCGCCGGGTGACCTGGGCATGGCGCGGGCGTACGTGAGCGGCGACCTCGGCCTGGAGGGGGTGCACCCGGGCGATCCGTACGAGGCGTTGCGGGTGGTCAAGGACCAGGTGCGGCTGCGCGTCCCGCCGGTGGCCGAGGCACTGCACCTGGTGCGCGGGCTCGGCTGGGAGCGGCTGCTGCCGCCACCGCCCCCGCCGCAGGAGGCGCTGCCCCGATGGAAGCGAGTCCTGAGCGGGCTGCGGCACTCCCGCTCCCGGGACAGCAGTGTGATCTCGCACCACTACGACGTGTCGAACGCCTTCTACGAGAAGGTGCTCGGGGAGTCCATGACATACACCTGCGCGGTGTTCCGGTCCCCGGACGACACGCTGGAGGTGGCGCAGGCGGCCAAGTACGACCTGGTCGCGCAGAAGCTCGCGCTCAAGTCCGGGATACGGCTGCTCGACGTGGGCTGCGGCTGGGGTGGCATGGTCCGGCACGCCTCCCGGGAGTACGGCGTCAAGGCGCTCGGGGTGACCCTGTCGCGGGCGCAGGCGCAGTGGGCGCAGGACGCGATCGAACGTGAGGGGCTGACCGGCCTGGCGGAGGTGCGCCATCTGGACTACCGGGACGCGCCACGCGAGCAGTTCGACGCGGTCTCCTCGATCGGGCTGACCGAGCACATCGGGGTGCGCAACTACCCGGCGTACTTCGGTTTTCTGCGTAACCGGCTGCGGCCCGACGGGCGATTGCTGAACCACTGCATCACCCGCGTGGACAACCGGGCGCCACACCGCTCGGGAGTGTTCATCGACCGGTACGTCTTCCCCGACGGTGAGCTGTGCGGTCCCGGCCGGGTGATCTCGGAGATCCACGACGTGGGGCTGGAGATACACCACGAGGAGAACCTGCGGCGGCACTACGCGCTGACCCTCGCCGCCTGGTGCCGCAACCTGCGGGCTAACTGGGACTTCTGCGTCTCGGAGGTGGGTGCCGGTACCGCCCGGGTGTGGGGCCTGTACATGGCCGGCTCCCGGATGGCGTTCGAAGGTAACAGCATCCAGCTGCACCAGGTGCTCGCGACCCGGACCGGCCCGGCCGGCGATACGAGCTACCCACTGCGTCCCGACTGGTTGCCCTGA
- a CDS encoding CHRD domain-containing protein codes for MLDGYQANPLTLSTSGSGRFEAQVDEGKKEITYRLSYADLEGKVQQVHIHFGSEHQSGGIIAFLCSGPKGAEGGAPKGGRECPETSATFEGTIRPGDVVGPEGQGIKPGEFDEVVDAVRAGVTYVDVKTDKYQVGEIRGQILTDEETDREGRGEVGLGELGRPEGRGEVGLGELGRPEGRGEVGLGELGRPEGRGEVGLGELGRPEGRGEVGLGELGRPEGRGEVGLGELGRPEGRGEVGLGEDLGARDGRDRDWGAGQGAR; via the coding sequence ATGCTCGACGGTTACCAGGCGAACCCGCTGACGCTCTCGACGTCGGGCAGCGGTCGGTTCGAGGCGCAGGTCGACGAGGGAAAGAAGGAGATCACGTATCGGCTCAGCTACGCGGACCTTGAGGGGAAGGTCCAGCAAGTGCACATCCACTTCGGGAGCGAGCACCAGAGCGGAGGGATCATCGCCTTCCTCTGCTCGGGTCCGAAGGGCGCGGAGGGTGGTGCGCCGAAGGGCGGTCGGGAGTGCCCGGAGACCTCTGCCACGTTCGAGGGAACGATCAGGCCCGGCGACGTCGTCGGCCCGGAGGGGCAGGGCATCAAGCCCGGCGAGTTCGACGAGGTGGTCGATGCGGTCAGGGCCGGCGTCACGTACGTCGACGTGAAGACCGACAAGTACCAGGTCGGCGAGATCCGTGGCCAGATCCTGACCGACGAGGAGACGGACCGCGAGGGCCGTGGCGAGGTGGGCCTGGGCGAGTTGGGCCGTCCTGAGGGCCGTGGCGAGGTGGGCCTGGGCGAGTTGGGCCGTCCTGAGGGCCGTGGCGAGGTGGGCCTGGGCGAGTTGGGCCGTCCTGAGGGCCGTGGCGAGGTGGGCCTGGGCGAGTTGGGCCGTCCTGAGGGCCGTGGCGAGGTGGGCCTGGGCGAGTTGGGCCGTCCTGAGGGCCGTGGCGAGGTGGGCCTGGGCGAGTTGGGCCGTCCTGAGGGCCGTGGCGAGGTGGGCCTGGGCGAGGACCTAGGGGCCCGGGACGGGCGCGATCGCGACTGGGGCGCCGGGCAAGGCGCACGGTAG
- a CDS encoding MerR family transcriptional regulator, whose product MAYTVGQVAKAAGVTVRTLHHYDEINLLSPSGRSSAGYRRYDDADLERLQLIRYYRELGFPLEEIAVILDDPASDPAEHLRRQHELLTARIGKLQDMVAAIEFAMEARKMDIPLTPEERFEVFGDVDPDVYAEEAEQRWGGTEAYRESARRTAGYSKDDWLRNKAENDDWSRRLVEVMASGASADSPAAMKLAEEHRQIISRWFYDCSYELHTCLADMYVGDPRFTEYYEKIRPGTAEYLAEAIHANAISRA is encoded by the coding sequence ATGGCCTACACGGTGGGACAGGTGGCGAAGGCGGCCGGCGTGACCGTCCGGACGCTGCACCACTACGACGAGATCAACCTGCTGTCGCCGAGTGGCCGCAGTAGCGCCGGCTATCGGCGCTACGACGACGCGGACCTGGAGCGGTTGCAGTTGATCCGCTACTACCGGGAGTTGGGTTTCCCGTTGGAGGAGATCGCCGTGATCCTGGACGACCCGGCGAGCGACCCGGCTGAGCACCTGCGCCGGCAGCACGAGCTGTTGACCGCGCGGATCGGGAAGCTCCAGGACATGGTCGCGGCGATCGAGTTCGCGATGGAGGCACGGAAGATGGACATCCCGCTGACGCCGGAAGAGCGGTTCGAGGTCTTCGGCGACGTCGACCCGGACGTGTACGCCGAGGAGGCGGAGCAGCGGTGGGGCGGCACCGAGGCGTATCGCGAGTCGGCCCGGCGCACCGCCGGCTACTCCAAGGACGACTGGCTGCGCAACAAGGCAGAAAACGACGACTGGAGCCGCCGGCTGGTCGAGGTGATGGCGTCCGGCGCGTCCGCGGACAGCCCGGCGGCGATGAAGCTGGCCGAGGAACACCGGCAGATCATCAGCCGATGGTTCTACGACTGCTCGTACGAGCTGCACACCTGCCTGGCCGACATGTACGTCGGGGACCCGCGGTTCACCGAGTACTACGAGAAGATCCGGCCGGGTACGGCGGAGTATCTCGCCGAGGCCATCCACGCCAACGCGATCAGCCGGGCGTGA
- a CDS encoding antibiotic biosynthesis monooxygenase family protein: MFIVAGSLYVDPEDRDDYLAGCVEVVTVARATPGCVDFAISPDLVEPGRVNVYERWESEEELLAFRSSGPTEEQQVAIRGAEVHRYMISSVEAP; this comes from the coding sequence GTGTTCATCGTCGCCGGAAGCCTGTACGTCGACCCGGAAGACCGGGACGACTACCTCGCCGGATGCGTGGAGGTGGTGACCGTGGCCCGCGCCACTCCCGGCTGCGTCGACTTCGCGATCAGCCCGGACCTGGTCGAGCCCGGCAGGGTCAACGTCTACGAGCGCTGGGAGTCCGAGGAGGAACTGCTCGCCTTCCGAAGCTCCGGTCCGACCGAGGAGCAGCAGGTGGCGATCCGCGGCGCGGAGGTCCACCGTTACATGATCTCCAGCGTCGAGGCTCCGTGA
- a CDS encoding gluconokinase, with protein sequence MTGTLPSVVVGVDVGTTSTKAIAYDTSGHELVHHSAGYPLDEVQPGYAEQDPRRIHAAAVEAIRRTVADLDRPVAALSFSSAMHSLIGLDAAGEPLTPSVTWADARASPQAERLRAGPGGLALHRRTGTPIHPMAPLPKLLWHAEQDPKLFARIAYWVGIKDWLLLRFCDTLVTDHSLASATGLLDIHTLSWDSEALSIAGITDQQLPELVPTTRVLPGLNPWTATATGLPRDTPVVVGAGDGPLANLGLGAVAPGVAACSIGTSGAMRVMVERPSIDPLGGVFCYALTEQRWAVGGAINNGGVVLSWTGDALAPDLGPDAKEKLLAHAEQAPVGSGGLLMLPYLLNERAPHWSALPSGAYVGLTHRHRRAHLVRAALEGVCQQLALVLASIRAAGNEVREIRASGGFARSPLWRQMLADVLGTPVHFPAGHEGSGFGAALLGMEAIELVASIDVAADLVEIEQTAYPDPAAAATYASLLPLFSGLYEALVPTYQSLRRLAPGLPPERAPAPPPA encoded by the coding sequence ATGACCGGCACGCTCCCGAGCGTCGTGGTCGGCGTCGACGTGGGCACCACCAGCACGAAGGCCATCGCGTACGACACCAGCGGCCACGAGCTCGTCCACCACTCGGCCGGCTACCCACTCGACGAGGTCCAGCCGGGATACGCCGAGCAGGACCCGCGACGCATCCACGCCGCTGCCGTCGAGGCAATCCGGCGCACGGTGGCCGATCTGGACCGGCCGGTCGCCGCGCTGTCGTTCAGCAGCGCGATGCACAGCTTGATCGGGCTCGACGCCGCCGGCGAGCCGCTCACCCCGTCGGTCACCTGGGCCGACGCGCGGGCCAGCCCGCAGGCGGAGCGGTTGCGGGCGGGGCCGGGCGGGCTGGCGCTGCACCGGCGCACAGGAACCCCGATCCACCCGATGGCACCGCTGCCGAAACTTCTCTGGCACGCCGAGCAGGACCCGAAGCTCTTCGCCCGGATCGCGTACTGGGTGGGCATCAAGGACTGGTTGCTGCTGCGGTTCTGCGACACGCTGGTCACCGACCACTCGCTCGCCTCGGCGACCGGCCTACTCGACATCCACACGCTGTCCTGGGACTCCGAGGCGCTGAGCATCGCCGGGATCACCGACCAGCAGCTGCCGGAGCTGGTCCCAACCACACGGGTGCTGCCGGGTTTGAACCCCTGGACCGCCACGGCGACCGGGCTACCCCGGGACACGCCCGTCGTGGTCGGAGCCGGGGACGGGCCGCTGGCGAACCTGGGGCTGGGCGCGGTCGCCCCGGGTGTGGCCGCATGCTCGATCGGCACCAGCGGGGCGATGCGGGTGATGGTCGAGCGGCCCAGCATCGACCCGCTCGGCGGGGTGTTCTGCTACGCGCTCACCGAGCAGCGCTGGGCGGTCGGTGGTGCCATCAACAACGGCGGCGTCGTCCTCAGCTGGACCGGCGACGCACTCGCCCCCGATCTCGGTCCCGACGCCAAGGAGAAGCTGCTCGCGCACGCGGAACAGGCACCGGTCGGCTCCGGGGGTCTGCTCATGCTGCCGTACCTGCTCAACGAGCGGGCCCCGCACTGGTCTGCCCTGCCCAGCGGCGCGTACGTGGGGTTGACCCACCGGCACCGCCGCGCGCACCTGGTCCGGGCCGCGCTGGAGGGGGTCTGCCAGCAGCTCGCCCTGGTACTCGCATCGATCCGGGCCGCCGGCAACGAGGTCCGCGAGATCCGGGCCAGCGGCGGCTTCGCCCGCAGTCCGCTGTGGCGACAGATGCTCGCCGATGTGCTCGGCACGCCGGTGCACTTCCCGGCTGGCCACGAGGGATCCGGCTTCGGCGCCGCCCTGCTCGGCATGGAAGCGATCGAGCTGGTCGCTTCCATCGACGTCGCAGCCGACCTGGTCGAGATCGAGCAGACGGCGTACCCCGATCCGGCTGCCGCCGCCACGTACGCGTCGCTGCTGCCGCTCTTCTCCGGGCTGTACGAGGCGCTCGTCCCGACCTACCAATCGCTGCGCCGGCTCGCTCCGGGCCTGCCACCGGAGCGAGCACCAGCGCCACCACCCGCCTGA
- a CDS encoding VOC family protein: protein MLDHLGIQVRDLPASLAFYDAVLAPLGARRLMEFPEAVGYGSSSPSFWLSPLGGAAGGVESHVAFTAPDRAAVQAFHDAAVAAGAEVLHAPRLWPEYHATYFGAFVRDPDGNNVEAVCHHPE, encoded by the coding sequence ATGCTCGACCACCTTGGCATCCAGGTGCGTGACCTGCCCGCCAGTCTCGCCTTCTACGACGCCGTCCTGGCCCCGCTCGGTGCCCGCCGCCTGATGGAGTTCCCGGAGGCGGTCGGGTACGGCAGCAGCTCCCCCAGCTTCTGGCTCAGCCCGCTGGGCGGTGCGGCCGGGGGCGTCGAGTCGCACGTCGCGTTCACCGCGCCGGACCGGGCTGCCGTGCAGGCGTTCCACGACGCCGCGGTGGCGGCCGGCGCCGAGGTGCTGCACGCCCCTAGGCTCTGGCCGGAGTACCACGCGACCTACTTCGGTGCGTTCGTCCGCGACCCGGACGGCAACAACGTCGAAGCGGTCTGCCACCACCCGGAGTGA
- a CDS encoding flavoprotein — MNQPRVLALLVCAAPPVLRIGDLIDLLLADGWTVCLTATPTAATWIDREALAEQTSYPVRVDWRKPGEPEPHPPATAVAVVPATFNVINKWAQGINDTLALGILNEALGAGVPLYAFPNVKDQLAAHPSYDPHLRLLQDAGVIVAALPAELDWHGVVTRLRGSG, encoded by the coding sequence ATGAACCAACCGCGTGTGCTTGCCCTGCTCGTCTGTGCCGCACCTCCGGTGCTGCGGATCGGTGACCTTATCGACCTGCTACTGGCGGACGGCTGGACCGTCTGTCTCACCGCGACGCCGACCGCCGCGACCTGGATCGACCGGGAGGCACTTGCCGAGCAGACCAGCTACCCCGTCCGAGTGGACTGGCGGAAACCCGGTGAGCCGGAGCCGCATCCGCCGGCCACGGCCGTCGCCGTCGTACCTGCCACATTCAATGTGATCAACAAGTGGGCTCAGGGGATCAACGACACACTCGCGCTCGGCATCCTCAATGAGGCGCTCGGTGCAGGCGTGCCGCTCTACGCGTTCCCGAACGTCAAGGATCAGTTGGCTGCCCACCCGAGTTACGACCCGCACCTGCGGCTGCTGCAAGACGCGGGTGTCATCGTGGCAGCGCTACCCGCAGAACTCGACTGGCACGGGGTCGTCACCCGGCTCCGAGGCTCTGGTTGA
- a CDS encoding helix-turn-helix transcriptional regulator has protein sequence MALKRHRLCQRRKALGYSQERLADLLGVERSTVVRWENADTDPHPWHRARIASALKVSLEQLDNMLVDVSVVAHRGRAMNNITRHPGSASARPDLLDRLRTFLASYLIEPTRPAQSLVEIRRSVGRVHGLYQSARYTCAADLLPDVLGQATALTSSAPGIHRSSAFRLLAAAYIAASKLAAKVGDGDAALLTADRASTAARLADDPALAAVAACQAACGLMRQPGRAAEAEQVAVGSLDRLTSARPVTDPDLLSAQGALLLLAAVMAARQGNQKQASQFLTRAEGLATTLGADRNRLWTGFGPTNVVIHAVSAAVRAGNADQAIQIGTRLDTSRLPMMLVGRRAQVHVDLAAAALMSSGDSSIPVLHLLEAERVAAEVVHANVQARTLLLDLLARQRGTATPGLRPLAGRAGLLA, from the coding sequence GTGGCCTTGAAGCGACACCGGCTCTGCCAGCGGCGCAAGGCGCTCGGATACAGCCAGGAGCGTCTGGCTGACCTCCTCGGCGTGGAGCGGTCGACTGTGGTGCGCTGGGAGAATGCCGACACAGACCCGCATCCTTGGCATCGAGCCCGAATCGCCTCCGCATTGAAAGTTTCGCTCGAACAACTCGACAACATGCTCGTTGACGTGTCGGTGGTAGCGCATCGCGGGCGGGCCATGAATAACATTACGCGTCATCCCGGCTCCGCCTCAGCCCGGCCGGATCTCTTGGACCGCCTCCGGACCTTTCTCGCCAGCTATCTGATAGAGCCTACTCGGCCGGCACAGTCGCTTGTCGAGATCCGGCGATCTGTAGGCAGAGTGCACGGTCTCTACCAGAGCGCGAGATACACGTGCGCCGCTGACCTGCTGCCAGACGTGCTCGGCCAGGCAACGGCCCTGACCAGCAGTGCCCCCGGCATCCACCGCAGCAGCGCCTTTCGACTGCTCGCCGCCGCCTATATCGCCGCATCAAAGCTCGCGGCCAAGGTGGGTGATGGTGATGCGGCTCTGCTGACTGCTGACCGCGCGTCCACCGCCGCCCGTCTCGCGGACGATCCGGCGCTGGCTGCGGTTGCCGCATGCCAGGCAGCCTGCGGGCTCATGCGGCAACCAGGAAGGGCAGCTGAGGCGGAGCAGGTAGCGGTCGGCAGCCTCGACCGCTTGACTTCGGCCCGTCCGGTCACCGATCCCGACCTTCTATCGGCTCAGGGCGCGCTGCTGCTTCTGGCTGCCGTCATGGCGGCCCGGCAGGGCAACCAGAAGCAGGCAAGCCAGTTCCTGACCCGGGCCGAAGGCCTGGCGACAACGTTGGGCGCTGACCGTAACCGGCTCTGGACCGGCTTTGGTCCGACGAACGTCGTCATCCACGCGGTGTCCGCCGCCGTTCGCGCCGGCAACGCGGACCAGGCCATACAGATCGGGACACGGCTCGACACGTCGCGACTGCCGATGATGCTGGTCGGCCGAAGGGCGCAAGTGCACGTCGACCTGGCGGCGGCAGCGCTGATGTCCTCCGGCGACAGCTCGATTCCGGTGCTGCACCTACTCGAAGCCGAGCGGGTCGCCGCCGAGGTGGTCCACGCGAACGTGCAGGCCCGCACGCTCCTGCTCGACCTGCTGGCGAGGCAGCGAGGGACGGCAACACCAGGGCTGCGGCCACTCGCAGGGCGGGCCGGTCTGCTGGCATGA
- a CDS encoding DivIVA domain-containing protein — translation MIYLTGQRPHPHHVRAATFDTRWRGLDPTQVHDYLHRVADELDRLHRDLTTANTESERIRQALRQWQTRHTHCHHHPTNAPDATGTGTPGTANSRWPR, via the coding sequence ATGATCTACCTGACCGGGCAACGCCCACACCCGCACCACGTCCGCGCCGCCACCTTCGACACCCGCTGGCGCGGCCTCGACCCCACCCAGGTCCACGACTACCTACACCGCGTCGCCGACGAACTCGACCGCCTACACCGCGACCTCACCACCGCGAACACCGAATCCGAACGCATCCGCCAGGCCCTACGCCAATGGCAGACCCGCCACACCCACTGCCACCACCACCCCACCAACGCACCTGATGCGACAGGCACCGGCACACCCGGCACGGCCAACAGCAGGTGGCCGCGATGA